The genomic segment ATATCGCCGGACTTACTCAAATAAAAAAAAGTTTCTTTTTCACCCGGAGTATGAACAAGGGCAACCGGCACCTGCTCCTTAATTCTTATATTTACCGTCGATGGCCAATCAAAACTAACCGAGGCCTTCTCCACCCAAATAAGATCTTCAAGCCTCGCTGCCACAACGTCGGCATCCACAGAGAACAGGCTATTTTGATAACGAAGAATACCTGTCTGCCGATATAAATCTGCAGATGACATTCGATGTTGGCCGGAAAATTTAACCTCCTCCACTCGAAAATAAGGTATCTTTCCAAGCAACCTGCCCACGGTATGAGGGTCACTGCATAAAAATATTACCGCCAAAAGAGAACAGGTCAAAAGGCCTACGACACATTTTTGTATCGGTGAGAAGAGTTGTCGTTTTACAGAACAGGAGCAACTCCTCATCCGTAGCATCCCCCTAAAATGATCAAATAGACCACGACAAATATTTTGCAAAATCGTCCTCTTGGTGGAGGTCAAACGATTATTGTTAAAAGAAAAGCTAAAGGCAAAGGGATCCCCCTTCTCTTTTTTTCGAGAACGCACAAACCTCAATATGCCTGTTTTTATCTTTTTCATATCCACAATAATTAAATAAAATGCACCTCCGGTTGAAGACTTATCCCTGTCTCACGAAAGACAGTGCCCTGAACCTCTTTCATCAAATTCCTGATGTCAGCCGATGTGCCACCACCTGTATTAACCACAAAATTGGCATGCTCAGGAGAAACCATCACCTTACCAAAGGTTAACCCTTTCAAACCACAGGAGTCAATAAGTCTGCCTGCACTCTCACCCACCGGATTTTTAAAAAAAGAGCCAGCATTGGGCTGTTTTATCGGCTGAGCCAAGCGGCGTTTAGCCATAACACTATCACAGTGAGACTTTACGACCTCCTGCCCCACAGGTCTGAGAAGAAAACGCGCCGACAAGATCACAGCATTAGGCCACCTCTCTTCATAATCCTGCCAGGCTCGATGGGAGAAGTTCATCTCCGCCGAAGAGATATCGACAATTCCATCTGCGCTCAAAAGGCTTACCCCAAGCAGGACATCTGAAATTTCACCACCCCAGGCGCCGGCATTCATGATAACCGCTCCACCCAAGGTACCCGGAATACCATACATAAATTCAAGACCAGACAGTCCCCGCTCCTGACAGCTCTTACAGAGACGAGACAGGCTTATACCTGCACCAACCGTAGCTGCAACAGTCTTTCCCGTTGGCGGACAGATACTGATGGTGGCAAAATCCCCCTTAAGCAGGATAATAACACCAATATAACCCTCGTCAGCCACAACGAGATTTGTCCCCCGTCCTATGACCCGCCAGGCAATATCCTCTGCTCGTAAAAATTGCACCACCTCAGCCAGTTCTTCCTCGTTCACCACCTGAACCAGGGCCCTTGCAGGTCCACCTATAGCAAAGGAGGTATGCAGGGCAAGAGATCTCTCCCATTGCACGGGAGTCAAAACCAAACGGGATAAAGCTCTCTTTTTTTCCTCTTTCATACCAACCTATAAGATATAATTACCAAAACCATTACTCCTGACCAAGTAGTTGACATATTTCTTCTCCCGCCTGGACAATATTTCCCGCCCCCAGAGTCACAACAAGATCGCCCTCTCGCAGATTAGGCATCACCTCCGTCGCAAGAGATGCAATTTCAGGGATATGTCGGGTATAGCGCTGCCCATGGGCCTTAATAGCCTCGAGTAATATTTCTGTGCTGACCCCCTCTATAGGACTCTCGCTTGCCTCATAAATATCTGTCATAATAAGACAATCAGCCTGATGAAAACAGGTTTTAAACTCCTCAAACAGGGCCTGGGTTCGAGAGTAGCGATGGGGTTGAAAGAGGACAACCAATCGTTTTTCCGGCCAGGTCTCCTTAATTGCCTTAAGGCTGGCCCGTATTTCTGTCGGATGATGAGCGTAATCATCAATAACAGTAATCCCCTTCCCCTCTCCCTTATGCTGCATTCTACGCTGAACACCGCCAAAAGAGGCAAGAGCCGTAGCAATTTTCCCAAAAGGAATCTCAAGCTCAAGCCCTATGGCAACAGCGGCAAGGGCATTGTAGACATTATGGGTTCCAGAGGGAAAGACAGATATTTCGCCCAAAACTTCACCTGCAGCACGTACCCTAAAAGTGGAACGACCAGCGGCAAAGCGTAGATTGTCCGCTGAGACATCGGCCTGCGGAGTAAGCCCATAGGTAATCAGTCGTTTTTGTACCTGAGGCAGAATGGCTGCCACATTTTCATCATCGAGACAGACAATTGCAGCACCATAAAAAGGTATCTTATCGATGAAACTTAAAAAAGTCTCTTTTATATGCTCAATATCAGTATAATAATCGAGATGTTCAAGATCTATATTGGTAACAACCTCAAGGACGGGGGAGAGCTTTAAAAAAGAGCCATCACTCTCGTCGGCCTCAGCCACCAAAAAGTCACCCTCGCCCAACTTGGCATTTCCGCCAAAACTATCCACCTTACCGCCCACCACAATGGTAGGATCAAAACCCGTCTGGGAAAGAAGACAGCCTATCAGGGAGGTCGTTGAGGTCTTACCATGGCTGCCTGCCACGGCAATACCAAATGTCTTCAGGCGCATAAGTTCAGCAAGCATCTCAGCCCGGGGGATAACGGGAATCTTATCCTCTCTTGCCTGCACCACCTCGGGATTATCTTCGGCCACGGCAGAAGAGGTAACCACCACACTGGCCCCGGCACATGAGGCGGCCTGATGCCCCTCATAAATAGTAGCGCCCAAATCCTGAAGACGTTTGGTGGTGGCCGAACTGCGCAGGTCGGAGCCGGAAACAGAATACCCCAAATGAAGTAGCAACTCTGCTATACCGCTCATACCAATGCCACCAATGCCCACAAAATGAATATGATGATTTTCTCTATACATAGCTCTATAACTCGTCTCTGTTAATTAATTGCCTGCATACCGCCACAATTTTACCAGCGGCATCGGTAGGAGCAAGCCTGCGTTGATTAAACTCCATTCTTTCTCGCTGTTCCCTGTTCGTTGCAATAGAAATAACTGCCTCAACAAGTTGCGGAGCTGTAAGCTCACTCTCCTTAAAGAGGAGAGCACCACCACCCTGAACATAATACTCAGCATTCTTCTGTTGGTGATTATCTGCTGCAAAGGGATAGGGCACAAGAATCACCGGTTTACCCAAGGTGGCAAGCTCTGCCAGGGTGGTTGCCCCGGCCCGGGAAACCAAAATATCCGCCTGTGAATAGACGGCATCCATATCTTTAAAAAAGGGTTCTACCCAGACGTCCCTACCCGCATCCCCATAGGCCTGTTTTACCCAGGCAAGATCCTTTGTCCCCGTCTGATGAATGAGATTTATCCCGGCGAGCGACTCACTGCCTACACCAACAAAAGCCTCAACAATAAGACGATTGAGACTCCTTGCCCCCTGGCTACCACCAAGCACCAATAGGGTCACGCCCTCCTTCACCTCTCTTGCCTTAGCAGCAAGGGCAACAAGATTTTCTCTTACCGGATTACCGGTAAAGACAACCTTGTCGGCAGGAAAACAGGAGGCACTGGCGGGCAGAGAGACACATACCCTGTCCACCAATTTAGCCAGTTTTCTATTGGCAAGGCCCGGCACTGAATTTTGCTCATGGATAAGGGTGGGACGACGACATAACTTGGCCATGGCAACCACGGGGCCAGTCACATAACCACCGACCCCAAGGACAAGATCCGGACGAAAACGGGCCAGAATGAAGAGAGCCTGCAGGCAGGATATTGGCAAGACAAGCAGGGCCTTTACAAGCTCCCGCATATTTTTTCCCTTCAATCCATAACTATTAATGGCAACGCCTTTAAAACCATAACGTTCCAAAGTCTCTGCATCCATCTTTCTCTTGGTTCCGACAAAGAGCACCTCGGCCCCGGGATATTCCCGACAAAACTGTTGGGCAGCGGCAATTGCTGGAAAGAGATGTCCTCCGGTGCCCCCACCTGTTAAAAGAATTCTTTTGCGTCTGGTCTCTTTCATAATGGGTTTTCTCTGATTTTATTTGGATCCAACATCTTGTAATTGCAAAACCTGCCGACGAAATTGCTCGCCCCTGTCCTGATAGTTGGCAAACATATCAAAGCTTGCACAGGCAGGAGACAAGAGGACACTATCTCCCTCCTCGGCAAACGAAGCGGCAAGGGATACTGCCTCGGCAAGAGAGGTGGCCCGATAAACTTGCACCACATCCTCCAGGGCCGCAACCAGCAGAGGCGTCGCCTCACCAATACAGATAAGTGTACGAACATGACCCGCCACAGCTTCCCGCAACAGTCTATAATTATCACCCTTATCACGCCCGCCGGCAATGAGTATTACTCGCACCAGCTGCTGCAGGGCGCTTATAACCGCACCGGTATTTGTTGCCTTGGAGTCATTATAATATTGAACCCCTGCAATACTGGCCACAGGTTCCATCCGATGGGCATCAAGGGTAAAGGCCGCAATGCCCCTCTCTATATCTGCCTTTGCACAGGCAAGCGAACGGGCAATAAAGGCTGCCGGGGCAGCATTGAGCCAGCCCGTTCTATTATCAAGGGCACTGT from the Desulfotalea psychrophila LSv54 genome contains:
- a CDS encoding cell division protein FtsQ/DivIB, whose translation is MKKIKTGILRFVRSRKKEKGDPFAFSFSFNNNRLTSTKRTILQNICRGLFDHFRGMLRMRSCSCSVKRQLFSPIQKCVVGLLTCSLLAVIFLCSDPHTVGRLLGKIPYFRVEEVKFSGQHRMSSADLYRQTGILRYQNSLFSVDADVVAARLEDLIWVEKASVSFDWPSTVNIRIKEQVPVALVHTPGEKETFFYLSKSGDIFSSPRSGDSLDFPIITGIHLLEDEAFEQALKNVVLFMDKVVHNNPNLPVHAISEIYVDEQGELTLFLVDYSFPIYIGSTSVGKAYKYLVRILADIYNHPRRNSIAKIGYIQLDYMKDRVLVAESESS
- the murB gene encoding UDP-N-acetylmuramate dehydrogenase, encoding MKEEKKRALSRLVLTPVQWERSLALHTSFAIGGPARALVQVVNEEELAEVVQFLRAEDIAWRVIGRGTNLVVADEGYIGVIILLKGDFATISICPPTGKTVAATVGAGISLSRLCKSCQERGLSGLEFMYGIPGTLGGAVIMNAGAWGGEISDVLLGVSLLSADGIVDISSAEMNFSHRAWQDYEERWPNAVILSARFLLRPVGQEVVKSHCDSVMAKRRLAQPIKQPNAGSFFKNPVGESAGRLIDSCGLKGLTFGKVMVSPEHANFVVNTGGGTSADIRNLMKEVQGTVFRETGISLQPEVHFI
- the murG gene encoding undecaprenyldiphospho-muramoylpentapeptide beta-N-acetylglucosaminyltransferase, with protein sequence MKETRRKRILLTGGGTGGHLFPAIAAAQQFCREYPGAEVLFVGTKRKMDAETLERYGFKGVAINSYGLKGKNMRELVKALLVLPISCLQALFILARFRPDLVLGVGGYVTGPVVAMAKLCRRPTLIHEQNSVPGLANRKLAKLVDRVCVSLPASASCFPADKVVFTGNPVRENLVALAAKAREVKEGVTLLVLGGSQGARSLNRLIVEAFVGVGSESLAGINLIHQTGTKDLAWVKQAYGDAGRDVWVEPFFKDMDAVYSQADILVSRAGATTLAELATLGKPVILVPYPFAADNHQQKNAEYYVQGGGALLFKESELTAPQLVEAVISIATNREQRERMEFNQRRLAPTDAAGKIVAVCRQLINRDEL
- the murC gene encoding UDP-N-acetylmuramate--L-alanine ligase; translated protein: MYRENHHIHFVGIGGIGMSGIAELLLHLGYSVSGSDLRSSATTKRLQDLGATIYEGHQAASCAGASVVVTSSAVAEDNPEVVQAREDKIPVIPRAEMLAELMRLKTFGIAVAGSHGKTSTTSLIGCLLSQTGFDPTIVVGGKVDSFGGNAKLGEGDFLVAEADESDGSFLKLSPVLEVVTNIDLEHLDYYTDIEHIKETFLSFIDKIPFYGAAIVCLDDENVAAILPQVQKRLITYGLTPQADVSADNLRFAAGRSTFRVRAAGEVLGEISVFPSGTHNVYNALAAVAIGLELEIPFGKIATALASFGGVQRRMQHKGEGKGITVIDDYAHHPTEIRASLKAIKETWPEKRLVVLFQPHRYSRTQALFEEFKTCFHQADCLIMTDIYEASESPIEGVSTEILLEAIKAHGQRYTRHIPEIASLATEVMPNLREGDLVVTLGAGNIVQAGEEICQLLGQE